A genomic window from Lycium barbarum isolate Lr01 chromosome 4, ASM1917538v2, whole genome shotgun sequence includes:
- the LOC132638537 gene encoding uncharacterized protein LOC132638537, with product MNQKQLEEKLTEETSINKPGEDFVTCIYVAKVSQYFHAITTTWSKNLTSHTLYIIVEHLSEETDFTCKIDLKSWQFWGKKGLKSFKVGENRTDIYWDLRSAKFSSRPEPVSDYYVALVSEGEMVLLLGDQNKEAFKRTKSRPSMLDAALVHKKETVYAKKCFCTRTMLGQGKKQHDITIESVLSGPYDPAMWISVNGTVAIRVANLNWRFRGNETVFLDNVPVEIFWDVHDWLYSGPNFGPGTFIFKQGNEGSGKLEERYSDSEGYINDESSDLQSPCTEFCHFLYAWKTG from the coding sequence ATGAATCAGAAACAATTGGAAGAGAAGCTTACAGAGGAAACTTCTATTAATAAACCTGGGGAGGACTTTGTCACTTGTATTTATGTAGCCAAAGTTTCACAGTATTTTCATGCCATAACTACAACATGGTCCAAGAATCTGACTAGCCACACCCTTTACATCATAGTGGAACACCTTTCTGAAGAAACAGATTTCACATGCAAAATTGACCTAAAATCCTGGCAATTTTGGGGTAAGAAAGGTCTGAAATCATTCAAGGTGGGTGAAAACCGCACAGACATTTATTGGGATTTGAGGTCAGCCAAATTCTCCAGCAGGCCAGAGCCTGTATCAGATTATTATGTGGCATTGGTCTCAGAAGGGGAGATGGTATTATTGTTAGGTGATCAAAATAAAGAAGCATTCAAGAGAACAAAATCAAGACCTTCCATGTTAGATGCTGCTTTAGTGCACAAGAAGGAAACTGTTTATGCAAAGAAATGTTTTTGCACCAGAACAATGTTAGGCCAGGGGAAAAAGCAACATGATATCACTATAGAATCTGTCCTTTCAGGGCCATATGATCCTGCTATGTGGATCAGTGTGAATGGGACTGTGGCGATCAGAGTAGCGAATTTGAATTGGAGATTTCGGGGAAATGAGACAGTTTTtttggataatgtacctgtggaGATCTTCTGGGATGTCCATGATTGGTTGTATAGTGGCCCTAACTTTGGCCCCGGCACTTTCATTTTCAAGCAAGGTAATGAAGGTAGTGGTAAGTTGGAAGAGAGATATTCAGATTCTGAAGGCTATATCAATGATGAAAGTTCTGATTTGCAATCTCCATGCACAGAAttttgtcattttctttatgCATGGAAGACTGGATAA